The Lineus longissimus chromosome 2, tnLinLong1.2, whole genome shotgun sequence genome window below encodes:
- the LOC135483373 gene encoding ARF GTPase-activating protein GIT2-like isoform X2 — protein MSRGKIRPTSDICADCSALDPTWASINRGVLICDECCSVHRSLGRHISQVKSLKKGSWNPTELQMVHQLVSQGANSIWEHSLLDPGQNKQGRRKPNARDPVHPTKADFIRAKYQFLAFSKKHQDGEYVSSDDLNRQLHSCVRTNNVETCLRLLSLGADPNYLNPEKGNYPLHVAAASGQATQVELLVVYGSDPGAPDILGKTPIDHARNEGHTDLADRLVECQYELTDRLAYYLCGRKPDHKTQHFIIPQMADSSLDLSELAKAAKKKLQALSNHLFEELAMDTYDEVDRRENDAIWLSTQNHSTLVMDRQSIPFLPVNPELSSTRNQGRQKLARFNAREFTTLVIDILSEARRRQLGIGTQSHSPPALERAQYLGVPRIVLSSTHSLTPSDDSSLYDSVASQGETPDVPRTKMTKSLSNISDDEPLYDSVASDEDYSTLDQDSNEKGDDEAKKPGPATSAAEEELTIPLKGSVSPSSMISFTESMASGSEHSDNAITLEEYMEVKRTLAASEAKCQQLEQKVNNLSTELKKVVVENEHLKKQPAVPDAKSVANGHSLNASFSAGTMPRPAKPTPANRPQSMFEQRDNQRPVPKENTPICEDPMENAEEPPATKKENYGGRTKPAPNPKPVRITCDDSDYENTKPKRISDSGSLRSDSSQFTSSEGSQTPGTPSNPEGHLVAAAMWDPEDQLPSQDDVVRKTERITKKIQELLISAQEGKHASYAVCSDKIHAAVLDMATIFPQKPKTESIKMALHYLTSSAVRLREECRMEQMDGRGQVDHRIKTQQVIQCAYDIAKGAKQLVTIFQ, from the exons ATGTCAAGAGGGAAAATACGACCCACTAGTGACATATGTGCAGATTGCAGTGCCCTAG aTCCTACATGGGCCTCTATCAACCGTGGCGTTCTAATATGTGATGAATGCTGCAGTGTGCACAGAAGCCTTGGACGGCACATATCACAAGTCAAGTCCCTGAAGAAAGGATCATGGAATCCCACAGAGTTACAG ATGGTCCACCAGCTGGTTAGCCAAGGAGCTAACAGCATCTGGGAGCACTCTCTCCTTGATCCAGGGCAGAACAAACAAGGGCGACGTAAGCCAAATGCTCGCGACCCAGTACA TCCAACCAAAGCTGACTTCATTCGTGCTAAATACCAGTTCCTAGCATTTTCAAAGAAGCATCAAGATGGTGAATATGTATCGAGTGACGACTTAAACAGA CAATTGCATTCATGTGTGCGAACTAACAATGTTGAGACCTGCCTTCGCCTTCTCTCACTTGGAGCTGATCCAAATTACTTAAATCCA GAAAAGGGTAACTATCCACTACATGTGGCGGCTGCGTCTGGACAGGCTACACAGGTGGAGCTACTGGTTGTGTATGGCTCTGATCCTGGAGCTCCTGATATCCTTGGAAAGACACCTATAGATCATGCAAG GAATGAAGGGCACACTGACCTTGCTGACCGACTGGTAGAGTGTCAGTATGAGTTGACTGATAGGCTAGCCTACTACTTATGTGGCAGGAAGCCAGATCACAAGACACAGCATTTCATCATCCCACAAATGGCAGACAGTTCCCTAGACTTATCAGAGCTGGCAAAAGCTGCCAAGAAAAAGTTACAAGCGTTATCGAATCATCTGTTTGAAGAATTGGCCATGGATACATATGATGAGGTCGATCGGAGAGAAAATGACGCCATCTGGCTTTCGACGCAGAATCACAGCACGCTTGTCATGGATCGCCAGAGTATACCTTTCTTACCAGTGAATCCAGAGTTATCTTCAACAAGGAATCAG GGTCGGCAGAAGCTAGCACGATTCAATGCTCGTGAATTCACTACTCTAGTCATAGATATTCTTAGTGAAGCGAGGAGACGTCAGCTGGGCATTGGCACACAGTCACATTCACCTCCAGCTCTAGAAAGAG CACAGTACTTGGGCGTGCCAAGAATAGTCTTATCGTCGACGCACAGCCTCACCCCGAGTGATGACTCATCACTCTATGACAGTGTGGCCTCACAAG GAGAGACACCTGATGTCCCTCGCACAAAGATGACCAAGTCGTTGAGTAACATCAGTGATGACGAGCCTTTGTATGACAGCGTGGCGTCTGATGAGGACTACAGTACATTAGACCAGGACAGTAATGAGAAGGGCGATGATGAGGCCAAGAAACCCGGTCCTGCAACAAGCGCGGCAGAAGAG GAGTTGACTATCCCACTTAAAGGGAGTGTCTCTCCTTCTTCCATGATTTCGTTCACTGAG AGTATGGCATCAGGGTCTGAGCACTCTGATAATGCCATCACCCTCGAGGAGTACATGGAAGTCAAGCGAACCCTGGCCGCATCGGAAGCCAAGTGCCAACAGCTCGAGCAGAAGGTTAATAACCTTAGTACTGAG CTGAAGAAAGTGGTGGTTGAAAACGAGCATTTGAAGAAGCAACCGGCTGTTCCAGATGCCAAGTCTGTCGCTAATGGTCATAGCCTGAATGCCTCCTTTAGTGCTGGTACAATGCCACGACCTGCTAAACCTACCCCAGCTAATCGACCACAGTCCATGTTTGAACAAAGGGATAACCAACGACCAGTGCCAAAAGAAAAT actcCGATCTGTGAAGATCCGATGGAGAATGCAGAGGAGCCACCAGCTACGAAAAAG GAGAATTATGGTGGGCGGACCAAACCAGCACCAAATCCAAAACCTGTGCGTATAACGTGCGATGATTCAGATTATGAGAACACCAAGCCTAAGAGAATCAGTGATAGTGGAAGTCTAAGATCTGATAGCAGTCAATTCACCTCCTCTGAAGGTAGCCAGACGCCGGGGACACCAAGTAATCCGGAGGGGCATCTTGTAGCTGCGGCAATGTGGGACCCAGAGGATCAGTTACCCTCGCAAGATGATGTGGTTAGGAAGACTGAGAGGATTACTAAGAAGATCCAGGAGCTACTCATCTCGGCCCAGGAGGGCAAGCATGCCAG TTACGCTGTGTGTTCGGATAAGATCCACGCTGCTGTCTTAGACATGGCCACCATCTTCCCTCAGAAACCAAAGACGGAGAGTATCAAGATGGCGCTTCATTACCTTACCAGCAGCGCAGTCAGATTACGGGAGGAATGCCGCATGGAACAAATGGATGGGCGCGGCCAGGTTGACCATCGCATTAAAACACAGCAGGTCATTCAGTGTGCCTATGATATCGCCAAAGGTGCCAAACAGTTGGTCACAATATTTCAGTGA